Part of the Onthophagus taurus isolate NC chromosome 11, IU_Otau_3.0, whole genome shotgun sequence genome is shown below.
GGTACAATCCGTTCTGGACAAAATGGCAAATCGTTGTGTTCATCATGTATTGCTTCCGGATACTCTAAATCTACCTCGAACACGTAACCCTTTTCGGAATCGTCTTCCGTATTGTAAATATCTAACTTTTGAATCTCTTCATCTGATAGCCATCGAAATCCCCCCGTCGGTAATTTTCGTCTCATTGCGTGTCCATACAAATTCGTAGCGTCGAGATACAAAATATAAGATGGGTCTTTGGTTTCATCAAATtccatcattaatttattgttagccTTCGCACTGCGTTTAGTGCACATACTTAATCCACCgcgaataccatttttaaagaagtgtaacatgtctatgtccgttaataattctaattttacccCTGTCATTCGTAATAATGCATCCCAACCGAAGCCCGGCGCTGTGAAGTAATGACATGGATCTAAAGAGTAATACTTCATCGAGATGGTTCGGAAATTCTCAAATACGTCCGCCAAAAGTAAAACGTCAGACGTTAAATAAATGTCGCTATATTCGCCTAAAGTGCGACAGTTAAATAAGTTCCACACCGTTTGTGCAcgacaataattttcttcggTTATACTATCGTCGCATAAAGTATTGTAAAAACTACTTCGATCTGGCAGAGCGGTAAGATTCAGCTTTTCGAATGAATCCACAAAGGAATACGGAAAAACTCCTTTCTGACGTATAAGTCGAAACTGTTCTTCgttcctaaaatattttctgatttgAACGCATTGGTTGTCTTCCAAAAATGAACCCAACTTCTCTAGCGATAAAGCCATAAACCTAAATGAATCCACAAATCTCAATTTCATATGAACCCGCCTTAGCTTTCCCTTGCTGTCAATGTTTTCTcctacgataatttttttcgaaaatgatatatacttttctttattctgtGCTATAACGTCCacgtcttcttcttttaatgcCATATCTTTCACAAACATATGACAATCGTAGTTCGAAAGATTGTGAAAGAATATCGGTATGAACtttggtaattgataattgatgttACATACAGCATGTGCGGGTCCTCTATACAATCCAGTTAGGTGATCATGATCGCACACTTTATtaccttcttttattttgtgcgaacAAATGTGACAGATATCCTGCATCTCGTGTATTAATCTATCAATAGGTGGTAATGGGAGCATTTCTTTTGGTtggcttaaataatttttgtatatattcagAACGTCATGTTCCAACTTGCTCATGAAAATTTGAGCAGCATTACATCCGCGATATATTTCAAACTTCGACAATGATTCGTCAtatgaacattttatataatatgcaAATGCATAAGGTTcgtgtttgaaacatttgacGGAGTATGAATTATCATCGTTAAGTTCTGTTGCTTCCGCATCGGCGATCGGTTTCTGTAATGCTTCAAAATCTGCATACACCACGAacggtatttttaattgtcgttcaaaattttcgaactgtagtatattttccttttcttcatttccatatttatttattttcaaatttgttgttggtaaaATTGCCCTTACCTTGCTGCAATCGTCACTTTGATGAcggataagtttattttctgacGTAAAGAATACCAAGCATCCGTCGCAAATATACTTTTCATGACCATTCTGCGATGCTTGCGATGATAGTAATCGAGACagattttttatccaacaatagtGACTATTCCCGGAATCATTTGtaaccaataataaatttatatgtctttcttctttttgtcgacatatatacattgtaattatgtcataattcataacaccGTCTTTAAAATACTCATTTATTCCATATACATTAATAGATAGTTTGTTCTGCTTTTCAAATACAGGTATATCTCGTAATTTAActggaaaaacaatatttgaatagtCTAAGCCGCAGTCTAGGTAATTCGGATACGAAGATGTCCTCTGTGGTAAACCGTTCGGTTCATGTAGTGCGGATGTTACAGCCCATGCAAAACATGCATCATCcgcgttttgtatatttatcacaGCACGCTTTGCTTTTATTTGCGATGGTAGATCGATGTAATTAGATGCTCTGATaggattatatttgtttaaatttaactccatatagagaatttgcattaaagtccatcctaaataaaatattgaaacatttattttttaatatataggtATATTATGTCACATTACGCTTACCTGAATCTCGTTCCTGGAATTCtgacatttttgatgaaatttcatcaataaattccttatatattttatacagatcCGACGCTAATGATACTACCTTATTTTTCgtattgaatgattttatttcacagtcttcctttgattgtaaaaaatacaaaccaaaacattccatatttaattttacatttcggtGAATATCGATTGCGCTTTGTATtagatttagtattttttctcgAATTCTATGAGAAAATTCATCCAAATCCACAAAAAAACCTTCTTCACTTATTCGATAACTGACAATTTTGTCACCGAATGCTCCAGCTATTCTCTCCACTCCGTCATCGATTATAACAAAAGCGTTACGCTTGTGTGCGTTGCTTCGTAAATGTGCAGAGTAACATTGTCTATTTACATAATCATCGCAAGCCTCACATTTTACTGCTTTTGGAATTTGCGGTGCGTCAAGCTTGATTCTCTTGCCAATACAAGATAATCGTTGAtgtctttttaaattgtcaactcgagtaaaactttttccacaatccTCACACACgaccattttacaatttaatgttgtacACTTCTACTTGTTATGAAAGAACTACGTCAATACCACATTTCGCAGGCGTTTATAAACCCTCACCGCTCCTGAAACTTATTGGGGAGGAGGAGGATGCATCGAGTGCGTTTGTAtacatgtatatttataactcCGTATACCTctgcataataaattaaaaaaatatctcgcaggtagatcatgactcacttactagtattaagttaattgacctcctcctcgaacgtatccccccaaaaaatttgccgattcaagaacctcctcgcatATTTTAAAGCTCCGTATACctttacacaataaattttaaaaaatatcccgcaggtagatcatgactcacttatttgtatacctacatGTCCCAAAACCGTATACCTTTGTGTACAATAAGTTAAgagatatatcgaaaacattaccagttcattgagaagcgtcgaaggataaacatagtaattgttttcatctaggtaaacaggttacatataaagataaatttttaataacataacctaaataaagatacatttttaataaagataaatttttaataatttcgtcaaaataacatgaccttctcaagttaattgacctcctcctctcttcatcgaatctcctccgaccctcaaaagaatcgccgattcaagaacctcctctcctcatcgaacctcctctgacccccaaaaaatttgccgattcaagaacctcctcctagaacgcaggttcgaggaggaggttcttgaatcggcgaatctATACTACTTTCGTGCACAATTGCCGGTCGTCTTTTAACTTGAGTGAGTACACTACAACTGATGAAATACTTCACCCTTTTAGAGGGCGTTGGAGTTTCATACAGTACATATCTAGTAAGCCTGCGAAATACAgtattttgtttacaaactttGTAAACTGCGATTTATCAATTATTGGCACTTGGAGAAAATTGATTCTTTAATtaagcaatttgaaaatttaaagttaaaaatggcAACTCAAAATTCAAATCAACCCGCTATAAGTGCCTCCATAACTCAGACCGAAGTAAATATAATTCCTAAATTTAAAGGAGACTCTATTGTACCTCCAATGTTTATTGAATTGTGCGAAAACATATTAAATACCTATTATGGTAGAGCAAACCCTCATAATTCTGTAACTCcacttttaataaacattatcaAAAGTCGTTAAGCTTAATTGCGTGTCGTGATTTTACTAGTTGGGAGTCAAATGCCAGATAGTTCGTGTGAAGTAGTACTTTCAATAGAAAGAAGATCTGCAagcgattttttcaaatcgaTTGTCACAAGTAGCTGCAgctatttaataattaatcttatCTTTCAAGATCAACAACAAAAACTGTTGGAAAGGACGAAGGAGTGAGAGTATGTCTCCCCCCAAGGGGTCGAGCAAAATGGAGGATTTTCCAAAGAGGAATAAGTCCTCGAAAGGTAGTGGCGACCTGAGAGCGTCTACCATGGAAAATGAAGAATTAAGAGGCTGCTTGGAGCAGCTTAAAATGCTTATAGGTAATTTGACCAGGCACGGAGTGAAGTTCCGCGATCTGACAAGATTCATCGAAGATGAAGAGAATAGCAAAGAGAAGAAGGCGCAAACTCCAGCAAAGAAAGTGAAGCCAATTTTGGACAGCGAAGTAGTATTGGACACCAACAAAGTTGGCGAAAGCGATGGTAGTTTCATCCAGGTCCAAGGGAAGAGAAATAAACAGAGGAGGTTAACGAAAACCAAAAAGGTTGACGACCTGGTCTTACCAGCCTCTAAATCTGAAGAGGAGGAACATCAAAAAACGGCACAGAAGGAAGAGGAAAAGCCCATAAAGGTGAATCCTCCAcagagaaaaataaatagatgGTCTCTCGCATTATTCTACAATATTCTAGACATTTCAGCTCTCGCTGCCTACCTAATTTATACGGCAAATAATGAAATGATGCAAAAAAGAAGTAATCCACGTAGCAAAGATTGGTCgcaaaatattcaaataatgtGACACTTTCCCCTCTAGGGCTGGCATGGCGAAAAAATCTGTCAATATTGTCGACAAAACCGTTTTGGCTTCCACTTCTGGAGTTagcgaaaaagataaaacAGGAAGGAAAAAAGTTGTTGGTGCCTGTTATATATGTAGTAACATGGAAATTCGAAAGCgaagaaaaacaagaaaaaattgtgCCGATTGTTGTAAACCAATCTGCAACGAACATTGTCAAACCATAACTAAACGAAGATGTGACGTATTTATAAAAAGC
Proteins encoded:
- the LOC139431933 gene encoding uncharacterized protein, translating into MVVCEDCGKSFTRVDNLKRHQRLSCIGKRIKLDAPQIPKAVKCEACDDYVNRQCYSAHLRSNAHKRNAFVIIDDGVERIAGAFGDKIVSYRISEEGFFVDLDEFSHRIREKILNLIQSAIDIHRNVKLNMECFGLYFLQSKEDCEIKSFNTKNKVVSLASDLYKIYKEFIDEISSKMSEFQERDSGWTLMQILYMELNLNKYNPIRASNYIDLPSQIKAKRAVINIQNADDACFAWAVTSALHEPNGLPQRTSSYPNYLDCGLDYSNIVFPVKLRDIPVFEKQNKLSINVYGINEYFKDGVMNYDIITMYICRQKEERHINLLLVTNDSGNSHYCWIKNLSRLLSSQASQNGHEKYICDGCLVFFTSENKLIRHQSDDCSKVRAILPTTNLKINKYGNEEKENILQFENFERQLKIPFVVYADFEALQKPIADAEATELNDDNSYSVKCFKHEPYAFAYYIKCSYDESLSKFEIYRGCNAAQIFMSKLEHDVLNIYKNYLSQPKEMLPLPPIDRLIHEMQDICHICSHKIKEGNKVCDHDHLTGLYRGPAHAVCNINYQLPKFIPIFFHNLSNYDCHMFVKDMALKEEDVDVIAQNKEKYISFSKKIIVGENIDSKGKLRRVHMKLRFVDSFRFMALSLEKLGSFLEDNQCVQIRKYFRNEEQFRLIRQKGVFPYSFVDSFEKLNLTALPDRSSFYNTLCDDSITEENYCRAQTVWNLFNCRTLGEYSDIYLTSDVLLLADVFENFRTISMKYYSLDPCHYFTAPGFGWDALLRMTGVKLELLTDIDMLHFFKNGIRGGLSMCTKRSAKANNKLMMEFDETKDPSYILYLDATNLYGHAMRRKLPTGGFRWLSDEEIQKLDIYNTEDDSEKGYVFEVDLEYPEAIHDEHNDLPFCPERIVPPGSKNAKLIANLENKTKYIIHYVNLKQCIKFGLKLTKIYRVLEFKQSNWMRSYIDFNSDKRAKAKNEFEKNHYKAMNNIVYGKTMENVEKRVDIRLVTHWECRHKKPGVEALIAKPNFKSSKIFCDNLIAVQLNVAEVRYCKPLYVGFSILELSKTVMYSFFYDYLKVKYGNNITLLYTDTDSLILEITTPNVYEDIKENIEFFDTSNYPLENIHNIPRGRSVLGRMKDEYPNRCITSFVGTGAKAYCITLLNDNVKKAKGVKKYVIDKHLSVTDYKRVVECGGSVHKKMYIFKSEFHTMYTELKNKIALSSCDDKRYILPNGCNTLAWGHWLIKRLNANK